A stretch of Pseudomonas sp. LS.1a DNA encodes these proteins:
- a CDS encoding DUF2589 domain-containing protein: MDKAPAPMTSIDLREITRGLQEAASATNSLIAQQYINLFDQFFDCDTEALGAPMKAKMVEVAMDGQHIMRVPLFALVSPKGLALERMQVDLSVRVKGTEAQQAVLTEGENKAASFKVTIGGQGRQGDSRDPDEVQIRMQFQASEPNSALKSLQILDFYSSYPTQCAF; this comes from the coding sequence ATGGACAAAGCCCCCGCCCCCATGACCTCCATCGACCTGCGCGAAATCACCCGCGGCCTGCAGGAAGCCGCCAGCGCTACCAACAGCCTGATCGCGCAGCAGTACATCAACCTGTTCGACCAGTTCTTCGACTGCGACACCGAGGCGTTGGGCGCCCCGATGAAAGCCAAGATGGTCGAGGTGGCCATGGACGGCCAACACATCATGCGCGTGCCGCTGTTCGCGCTGGTGTCGCCCAAGGGCCTGGCCCTTGAACGCATGCAGGTCGACCTGTCGGTAAGGGTCAAAGGCACCGAAGCACAACAGGCTGTGCTGACCGAGGGCGAAAACAAGGCCGCGAGCTTCAAGGTCACCATTGGCGGCCAAGGCCGTCAGGGCGACAGCCGTGACCCTGATGAAGTGCAGATCCGCATGCAGTTCCAGGCCAGCGAACCGAACTCAGCATTAAAATCCCTGCAAATACTGGATTTCTATAGTAGTTATCCCACCCAATGTGCTTTCTGA
- a CDS encoding DUF2589 domain-containing protein → MSIDNSLIGSVINALPMDRMIAGPLQAMVQAQVTASKSYADFLMQVCVQDGKAVAIQFDYDETIVDEQGEYKGVVSKTMKVPLVAAITHPNIAIEEGNVEFELTINQMSEDVSTKDMSATATGSLGWGPFRLNVKGSISHKSTQTRKTDTRARYAFNTTLKRQEPPEAMMRVIEFLTDAATKPTVVKTAALKSPDEISQADTLNGKSVGASAGAGAGAGADVGAGVGADAGAEIP, encoded by the coding sequence ATGTCGATCGATAACAGCCTCATCGGCTCCGTAATCAATGCCCTGCCGATGGACCGCATGATCGCAGGCCCCCTGCAGGCCATGGTCCAGGCGCAGGTCACCGCAAGCAAGTCGTACGCTGACTTCCTGATGCAAGTGTGCGTCCAGGATGGCAAGGCCGTTGCCATCCAGTTCGACTACGACGAAACCATCGTCGACGAACAAGGCGAGTACAAGGGCGTGGTCAGCAAGACCATGAAAGTGCCGCTGGTGGCGGCCATCACCCACCCGAACATCGCCATCGAAGAGGGTAATGTCGAGTTCGAATTGACCATCAATCAGATGTCGGAAGACGTATCCACCAAGGACATGAGTGCAACCGCGACCGGTTCACTGGGCTGGGGACCGTTCCGGCTGAACGTCAAGGGCAGCATCAGCCACAAGTCCACGCAAACCCGCAAGACCGACACCCGCGCCCGCTATGCCTTCAACACCACGCTCAAACGCCAGGAACCGCCTGAGGCGATGATGCGGGTGATCGAATTCCTTACAGACGCGGCCACCAAACCGACCGTGGTCAAGACGGCAGCCCTGAAAAGCCCCGACGAAATCTCGCAGGCTGACACCCTGAATGGCAAATCGGTCGGTGCGAGCGCTGGTGCTGGTGCTGGTGCTGGTGCTGATGTTGGTGCTGGTGTTGGTGCTGATGCCGGAGCCGAAATACCTTGA
- a CDS encoding Mor transcription activator family protein, with protein sequence MQLPDLSHIDISQLPHSLQALIDCIGIDNAYQLTCAYGGRPKYIPKHRERTKLADVLPAEALDALIKRFAGVALEIPKADHFLRQLRNLQIQKESASGLSRSLLADKYGLSLRQIGNIRRQEPCAR encoded by the coding sequence ATGCAATTGCCAGACTTGAGCCACATCGATATCAGCCAACTGCCCCACTCGCTGCAGGCCCTGATCGACTGCATCGGCATCGACAACGCCTACCAGCTGACCTGCGCCTACGGCGGCAGGCCCAAGTACATCCCCAAGCACCGCGAGCGCACCAAGCTTGCCGACGTGCTGCCGGCCGAAGCGCTCGACGCGCTGATCAAGCGCTTTGCCGGTGTGGCCCTGGAAATCCCCAAGGCTGACCACTTCCTGCGCCAGTTGCGCAACCTGCAGATCCAGAAGGAAAGCGCCAGCGGCTTGTCCCGCAGCCTGCTGGCCGACAAGTACGGCCTGAGCCTGCGCCAGATCGGCAACATCCGTCGCCAGGAACCTTGCGCTCGCTGA
- a CDS encoding fe2+ zn2+ uptake regulation protein, producing the protein MYNPQTSIQAGRVPGKAPKEQGVFADERIGNEHIRELLRSFGLRTSLIRLKVIDALHAADRNGRSIGVRGVHAQLEQLDIPLSFLSVREVLKRLCAEGVIQLGSDKCYSLNPQARAVLEQTPSR; encoded by the coding sequence ATGTACAACCCGCAAACCTCGATCCAGGCTGGGCGCGTCCCAGGCAAAGCACCCAAGGAACAGGGCGTATTTGCTGACGAACGCATCGGCAACGAACATATCCGCGAACTATTGCGCAGCTTCGGCCTGCGCACCAGCCTGATCCGCCTGAAGGTCATCGATGCCTTGCACGCCGCCGACCGCAATGGCCGCAGCATTGGCGTGCGCGGCGTGCACGCGCAACTGGAACAGCTGGACATCCCGCTGTCGTTCCTCAGCGTGCGCGAAGTGCTCAAGCGGCTGTGCGCCGAGGGCGTCATCCAGCTGGGCAGCGACAAATGCTACAGCCTCAACCCCCAGGCGCGCGCCGTGCTGGAGCAAACGCCTTCGCGCTGA
- the pvdQ gene encoding bifunctional acylase PvdQ, producing MFPLSRPMICAGLAAALIAFSVGAAPAQSAAADASAQIRRTSYGVPHIVAKDERGLGYGIGYAYAQDNLCLLANEVLTVSGERSRYFGAKGKTLEQRDNLASDVFFTWLNTPAAVDAFLQAQPVPVQALLAGYASGYNRALVERRSQGLPAECGNGEWLRPISSEDLVKLTRRLLAEGGVGQFVEALAGAQPPTLASQQAPTGFATALARQQRFATERGSNAVAVGAQRSANGRGLLLANPHFPWMGGLRFYQMQLTIPGQLDVMGAALPGLPVVNIGFNQHLAWTHTVDTSKHFTLYRLQLDPKDPTRYLLDGKSLPLTRQTVSVAVKAEDGGLSQVQRQVYSSQFGPVVQWPGRLDWDAHVAYSLRDANLENTRVLQQWYQINRADSLVTLKDSIEQLQGIPWVNTLAVDQAGKALYLNQSVVPYVDQQLLGACSNPQAQGRLVVLDGSRSACQWKVDAQAAQPGIFPARLLPSLEREDFVQNSNDPAWMANPAQPLTGYSPLVSRSDQPLGMRGRFALQRLQGQARLGVDDLQRMVTDDEVYLARLVLPDLLQWCKGADADVRAVCSSLAAWNGKADLDSGIGLVHFQNLFDALAEHPESWRVAFDPADPQHTPRGLAVEQAAVRKLLHQAALASLKQVSDSGIAGEARWGQVQQASDGTPVPGGPQALGVYNAIYSVPQGQGKRLVVSGTSYLQLVSFTDKGPEARGLLAFSQSSEAASVHASDQTRAFAARQLAVIPFTEAQIKADPEYREVVISERDKGAVVQQ from the coding sequence GTGTTTCCACTTTCCCGTCCCATGATTTGCGCTGGCCTGGCCGCAGCCCTGATAGCCTTCAGCGTCGGTGCAGCGCCGGCGCAGTCCGCCGCAGCCGATGCCAGTGCGCAGATTCGCCGAACCAGTTACGGAGTGCCGCACATCGTGGCCAAGGACGAGCGTGGCCTGGGCTACGGCATCGGCTACGCCTACGCCCAGGACAACCTGTGCCTGCTGGCCAATGAAGTGCTGACCGTGAGCGGCGAGCGCTCACGCTACTTCGGTGCCAAGGGCAAGACCCTGGAGCAGCGTGACAACCTGGCCAGTGATGTGTTCTTCACCTGGCTCAACACGCCGGCGGCAGTCGATGCGTTCTTGCAGGCGCAGCCGGTGCCGGTACAGGCACTGCTGGCAGGCTATGCCAGCGGCTACAACCGGGCGCTGGTCGAGCGCCGCAGCCAAGGGTTGCCCGCCGAATGTGGCAACGGCGAGTGGCTGCGGCCGATCAGCAGCGAGGACCTGGTCAAACTGACTCGTCGGCTGCTGGCTGAAGGCGGTGTCGGGCAGTTCGTCGAAGCGCTGGCGGGGGCGCAACCGCCAACACTGGCCAGCCAGCAAGCGCCGACAGGGTTTGCCACGGCGCTGGCCCGGCAGCAACGCTTTGCCACGGAACGCGGTAGCAATGCAGTGGCCGTCGGGGCGCAGCGTTCGGCTAATGGTCGCGGCCTGTTGCTGGCCAACCCGCACTTCCCATGGATGGGCGGCCTGCGCTTTTACCAGATGCAGCTGACCATTCCCGGCCAGCTCGATGTGATGGGGGCGGCATTGCCGGGCCTGCCAGTGGTCAACATCGGTTTCAACCAGCATCTGGCCTGGACGCACACCGTCGATACGTCGAAGCACTTTACCCTGTACCGCCTGCAACTAGACCCCAAGGACCCGACCCGCTACCTGCTTGATGGCAAATCGCTTCCGCTGACCCGGCAAACCGTCAGCGTTGCGGTCAAGGCCGAGGATGGCGGCCTGAGCCAGGTACAGCGCCAGGTCTACAGCTCGCAGTTCGGCCCAGTGGTGCAATGGCCAGGGCGCCTGGACTGGGATGCACATGTGGCCTACAGCCTGCGCGACGCCAACCTCGAAAATACCCGGGTGTTGCAGCAGTGGTACCAGATCAACCGTGCCGATAGCCTGGTGACGTTGAAAGACTCGATCGAACAACTGCAGGGCATTCCCTGGGTCAACACGCTGGCGGTGGACCAGGCTGGCAAGGCCCTGTACCTGAACCAGTCAGTAGTGCCTTATGTGGATCAGCAACTGCTGGGCGCATGCAGCAACCCGCAGGCGCAAGGGCGCCTGGTGGTACTGGATGGTTCACGCAGCGCATGCCAGTGGAAGGTCGATGCGCAGGCCGCGCAGCCGGGGATCTTCCCGGCACGGCTGCTGCCGAGCCTGGAGCGCGAAGATTTCGTGCAGAACTCCAACGACCCGGCCTGGATGGCCAACCCGGCGCAGCCGCTGACCGGTTATTCGCCGCTGGTCAGCCGCAGTGACCAGCCGCTGGGCATGCGTGGCCGCTTTGCCCTGCAACGCCTGCAGGGTCAGGCCCGGTTGGGCGTTGACGACCTGCAGCGCATGGTGACCGATGACGAGGTCTACCTGGCCCGCCTGGTACTGCCTGACCTGCTGCAATGGTGCAAGGGCGCCGATGCGGATGTGCGTGCCGTATGCAGTAGCCTGGCGGCCTGGAATGGCAAGGCTGACCTGGACAGTGGCATTGGCCTGGTGCACTTTCAGAACCTGTTCGATGCCCTGGCCGAGCACCCGGAAAGCTGGCGGGTGGCCTTCGACCCGGCCGATCCGCAGCACACCCCGCGTGGGCTGGCGGTCGAGCAGGCGGCCGTGCGCAAGCTGCTGCACCAGGCCGCGCTGGCTTCGCTCAAGCAGGTGAGTGACAGCGGCATAGCGGGGGAGGCGCGTTGGGGGCAGGTGCAACAGGCGAGCGATGGCACGCCGGTGCCGGGTGGCCCGCAGGCATTGGGTGTGTACAACGCGATCTACAGTGTGCCGCAAGGGCAGGGCAAGCGGCTGGTGGTCAGTGGTACCAGCTACCTGCAGCTGGTCAGCTTTACCGACAAGGGGCCAGAGGCCCGTGGATTGCTGGCGTTTTCCCAGTCGAGTGAAGCGGCTTCGGTGCATGCCAGTGACCAGACCAGGGCGTTTGCGGCCAGGCAACTGGCGGTGATTCCGTTTACCGAGGCGCAGATCAAGGCTGATCCCGAGTACCGGGAAGTGGTGATCAGTGAGCGGGACAAGGGGGCGGTGGTCCAGCAGTAA
- a CDS encoding UDP-2,3-diacylglucosamine diphosphatase: MILLISDLHLQEERPDITRAFLDLLDGRARHAQALYILGDFFEAWIGDDAMTPFQQSVCHAMRRLSDSGTAIYLMHGNRDFLIGQAFCDAAGCTLLHDPSVIELGGEQVLLMHGDTLCTRDLAYMKMRRLLRNPLSLWLLRHLPLSARYKLARKLRSESRTQTRMKSTEIVDVTPEEVPKVMAAHGVRTLVHGHTHRPAIHKLVVDGQPARRIVLGDWDRRGWALQVDEQGFQLAPFEFS, encoded by the coding sequence GTGATCCTGCTGATCTCCGATCTGCACCTGCAAGAAGAACGCCCGGACATTACCCGGGCGTTTCTTGATCTGCTCGATGGCCGTGCCCGCCACGCCCAGGCGTTGTACATCCTTGGCGACTTCTTCGAAGCCTGGATCGGTGACGATGCCATGACACCCTTCCAGCAGTCGGTCTGCCACGCCATGCGTCGGCTGAGCGACAGCGGCACGGCCATCTACCTGATGCACGGCAATCGTGACTTCCTGATTGGCCAGGCCTTTTGCGACGCTGCCGGCTGCACGTTGCTGCATGACCCCAGCGTGATCGAACTGGGCGGTGAACAGGTGCTGCTGATGCATGGCGATACCTTGTGCACCCGCGACCTGGCCTACATGAAAATGCGCCGTCTGCTGCGCAACCCGCTGAGTCTGTGGCTGTTGCGGCACCTGCCGCTGTCGGCCCGCTACAAGCTGGCACGCAAGCTGCGCAGCGAAAGCCGCACGCAAACGCGGATGAAGTCCACCGAAATTGTCGATGTCACGCCGGAGGAAGTACCGAAGGTGATGGCGGCGCATGGTGTGCGCACCTTGGTGCATGGGCATACCCATCGGCCGGCGATACACAAGCTGGTGGTCGACGGGCAACCGGCACGGCGTATCGTGCTGGGCGACTGGGACCGCCGGGGCTGGGCCTTGCAGGTTGACGAGCAAGGGTTTCAGCTGGCGCCGTTCGAGTTTTCCTGA
- a CDS encoding peptidylprolyl isomerase, with product MSKVKLSTNHGDIVLQLDAEKAPLTTENFVQYVKDGHYNGTVFHRVIKGFMIQGGGFEPGMSQKKTRASIQNEADNGLKNKKYSIAMARTMEPHSASAQFFINSSDNDFLNHSGKNVQGWGYAVFGEVIEGREIVDAIEKVATGSKAGHQDVPKDDVVIEKAEIIE from the coding sequence ATGTCCAAAGTCAAACTGAGCACCAACCACGGCGACATCGTCCTGCAACTGGACGCCGAGAAAGCGCCGCTGACTACCGAAAACTTCGTTCAGTACGTCAAGGACGGCCACTACAACGGCACCGTGTTCCACCGCGTGATCAAGGGCTTCATGATCCAGGGCGGCGGCTTCGAGCCTGGCATGAGCCAGAAGAAAACCCGCGCCAGCATCCAGAACGAAGCCGACAACGGCCTGAAGAACAAGAAGTACAGCATCGCCATGGCCCGCACCATGGAGCCGCACTCCGCCTCGGCGCAGTTCTTCATCAACTCGTCCGACAACGACTTCCTCAACCACAGCGGCAAGAACGTGCAGGGCTGGGGCTATGCGGTATTCGGCGAAGTGATCGAAGGCCGTGAAATCGTCGACGCCATCGAAAAAGTCGCCACTGGCTCCAAGGCTGGCCACCAGGACGTGCCAAAAGACGACGTGGTCATCGAGAAAGCCGAGATCATTGAGTGA
- a CDS encoding glutamine--tRNA ligase/YqeY domain fusion protein has product MSKPTADNAPNAAAKGAPAVPANFLRPIIQADLDSGKHSSIVTRFPPEPNGYLHIGHAKSICVNFGLAKEFGGVCHLRFDDTNPAKEDQEYIDAIQSDVKWLGFDWAGDVRYASDYFDQLHDWAVELIKRGKAYVCDLTPEQAKEYRGNLKEPGKNSPFRERSVEENLDLFARMKAGEFKDGERVLRAKIDMASPNMNLRDPILYRIRHAHHHQTGDKWCIYPNYDFTHGQSDAIEGITHSICTLEFEGHRPLYDWFLDNLPVPAHPRQYEFSRLNLNYTITSKRKLKQLVDEKHVEGWDDPRMSTLSGFRRRGYTPASIRNFCEMIGTNRSDGVVDMSMLEFSIRDDLDRTAPRAMCVLRPLKVVITNYPEGQVEQLELPRHPKEDMGVRVLPFSRELYIDRDDFMEEPPKGYKRLEPAGEVRLRGSYVIRADEAIKDADGNIVELRCSYDPDTLGKNPEGRKVKGVIHWVPAEGSVECEVRLYDRLFRSPNPEKTEEGGSFLDNINPGSLQVLSGCRAEPSLAQAQPEDRFQFEREGYFCADLKDSQPGRPVFNRTVTLRDSWGS; this is encoded by the coding sequence ATGAGCAAGCCCACTGCCGACAACGCGCCCAACGCCGCTGCCAAAGGCGCCCCCGCTGTCCCTGCGAACTTCCTGCGGCCGATCATCCAGGCCGACCTGGACTCGGGCAAGCACAGCAGCATCGTCACCCGTTTCCCGCCGGAGCCCAATGGCTACCTGCATATCGGTCACGCCAAGTCGATCTGCGTCAACTTCGGCCTGGCCAAGGAATTCGGGGGCGTTTGCCACCTGCGTTTCGACGATACCAACCCGGCCAAGGAAGACCAGGAGTACATCGACGCCATCCAGAGCGATGTCAAGTGGCTGGGCTTCGACTGGGCCGGCGACGTGCGCTACGCCTCCGACTACTTCGACCAGCTGCACGATTGGGCGGTCGAGCTGATCAAGCGTGGCAAGGCCTACGTTTGCGACCTTACCCCTGAGCAAGCCAAGGAATACCGTGGCAATCTCAAGGAACCGGGCAAGAACAGCCCGTTCCGCGAGCGCAGCGTTGAAGAGAACCTCGACCTGTTCGCCCGCATGAAGGCTGGCGAGTTCAAGGACGGCGAGCGCGTGCTGCGGGCCAAGATCGACATGGCCTCGCCGAACATGAACCTGCGCGACCCGATCCTGTACCGCATCCGCCATGCCCACCACCACCAGACCGGTGACAAGTGGTGCATCTACCCCAACTACGACTTTACCCACGGCCAGTCGGACGCGATCGAGGGCATCACCCACTCGATCTGCACCCTGGAGTTCGAAGGGCATCGTCCGCTGTACGACTGGTTCCTCGACAACCTGCCGGTGCCGGCTCACCCGCGCCAGTACGAGTTCAGCCGCCTGAACCTGAACTACACCATCACATCCAAGCGCAAGCTCAAGCAGCTGGTTGACGAAAAGCACGTCGAAGGCTGGGACGACCCGCGCATGTCGACCCTGTCCGGCTTCCGTCGCCGTGGCTACACCCCGGCCTCGATTCGTAACTTCTGCGAAATGATCGGCACCAACCGTTCCGACGGCGTGGTCGACATGTCGATGCTCGAGTTCAGCATCCGTGACGACCTGGACCGCACCGCGCCGCGCGCCATGTGCGTGCTGCGCCCGCTGAAAGTGGTCATCACCAACTATCCGGAAGGCCAGGTCGAGCAGCTCGAACTGCCGCGCCACCCGAAGGAAGACATGGGCGTGCGCGTGCTGCCGTTCTCCCGTGAGCTGTACATCGACCGCGACGATTTCATGGAAGAGCCGCCGAAGGGCTACAAGCGCCTGGAGCCGGCCGGTGAAGTGCGCCTGCGCGGCAGCTACGTGATCCGCGCCGACGAGGCGATCAAGGATGCCGACGGCAACATCGTCGAGCTGCGTTGCTCGTACGACCCGGACACGCTGGGCAAGAACCCGGAAGGCCGCAAGGTCAAGGGCGTGATCCACTGGGTGCCGGCCGAGGGCAGCGTCGAGTGCGAAGTGCGCCTGTACGACCGTCTGTTCCGCTCGCCGAACCCGGAAAAGACCGAGGAGGGCGGCAGCTTCCTGGACAACATCAACCCAGGTTCGCTGCAAGTGCTCAGCGGCTGCCGTGCCGAGCCGTCGTTGGCCCAGGCGCAGCCCGAGGACCGCTTCCAGTTCGAACGCGAAGGCTACTTCTGCGCCGACCTGAAAGACAGCCAGCCGGGGCGCCCGGTGTTCAACCGCACTGTCACCCTGCGTGACTCCTGGGGCAGCTGA
- the cysS gene encoding cysteine--tRNA ligase — protein sequence MLTIYNTLSKAKEVFKPLDGNKVRMYVCGMTVYDYCHLGHGRSMVAFDLVTRWLRKSGYELTYVRNITDIDDKIINRANENGESFDALTARMIDAMHEDERRLNILPPDQEPRATDHIAGMHAMIQTLIDKGYAYAPGNGDVYYRVGKFVGYGKLSRKKIEDLRIGARIEVDEAKQDPLDFVLWKGVKPGEPSWESPWGPGRPGWHIECSVMSTCCLGESFDIHGGGSDLEFPHHENEIAQSEAATGKQYANAWMHCGMIRINGEKMSKSLNNFFTIRDVLEKYHPEVVRYLLVASHYRSAINYSEDSLRDAKGALERFYHALRGLPRVAAKGGEEFVERFSVAMNDDFGTPEACAVLFDLVREINRLRDSDVEAAAGLAGRLRELGDVLGVLQLEADDFLRAGAEGKVDAAEVEGLIQARLQARADKNWAESDRIRDQLTAMGVVLEDSKGGTTWRLAD from the coding sequence GTGCTTACCATCTACAACACGCTGAGCAAAGCGAAGGAAGTCTTCAAGCCGCTGGATGGCAACAAGGTGCGCATGTACGTGTGCGGCATGACCGTATACGACTACTGCCACCTGGGCCATGGCCGCAGCATGGTGGCCTTCGACCTGGTCACCCGCTGGCTGCGCAAGAGCGGCTATGAGCTGACCTACGTGCGTAACATCACCGACATCGATGACAAGATCATCAACCGGGCCAACGAGAACGGCGAGAGCTTCGACGCCTTGACCGCCCGCATGATCGACGCGATGCACGAAGACGAGCGCCGCCTGAACATCCTGCCGCCGGACCAGGAGCCGCGTGCCACCGACCATATCGCCGGCATGCACGCAATGATCCAGACCCTGATCGACAAGGGTTACGCCTACGCCCCGGGCAATGGCGACGTGTACTACCGCGTCGGCAAGTTCGTCGGCTACGGCAAGCTCTCGCGCAAGAAGATCGAAGACCTGCGCATCGGTGCCCGTATCGAGGTCGACGAAGCCAAGCAGGACCCGCTGGACTTCGTGCTGTGGAAGGGCGTCAAGCCGGGCGAGCCGAGCTGGGAATCGCCATGGGGCCCGGGGCGTCCGGGCTGGCACATCGAGTGCTCGGTGATGTCCACCTGCTGCCTGGGTGAAAGCTTCGACATCCACGGTGGCGGTAGTGACCTGGAGTTCCCGCACCACGAGAACGAGATTGCCCAGAGCGAGGCGGCCACCGGCAAGCAGTACGCCAATGCCTGGATGCACTGCGGCATGATCCGTATCAATGGCGAGAAGATGTCCAAGTCGTTGAACAACTTCTTCACCATCCGCGACGTGCTCGAAAAGTATCACCCGGAAGTGGTGCGTTACCTGCTGGTGGCCAGCCACTACCGCAGCGCAATCAACTACTCGGAAGACAGCCTGCGTGATGCCAAGGGCGCACTGGAGCGCTTCTACCACGCCTTGCGCGGCTTGCCGCGGGTGGCGGCCAAGGGTGGCGAAGAGTTTGTCGAGCGCTTCAGCGTGGCCATGAACGATGACTTCGGCACCCCCGAAGCCTGCGCCGTGCTGTTCGACCTGGTGCGCGAGATCAACCGCCTGCGCGACAGCGACGTGGAGGCCGCTGCCGGCCTTGCCGGTCGCCTGCGCGAGCTGGGTGATGTGCTGGGTGTGCTGCAGCTGGAAGCCGATGACTTCCTGCGTGCTGGTGCCGAAGGCAAGGTGGATGCCGCTGAGGTCGAGGGCTTGATCCAGGCGCGCCTGCAGGCGCGTGCGGACAAGAACTGGGCCGAGTCCGACCGTATTCGCGACCAGCTGACCGCCATGGGTGTGGTGCTGGAAGACAGCAAGGGTGGGACTACCTGGCGTCTGGCTGACTGA
- a CDS encoding sensor histidine kinase produces MPLLNPSKGWSSSTSRLLALYSFLFVAWSSILMGVLYFEVSSYLNKLTRHSMLQRQHLFAHMSGKQLDDALVASQAFEERSFDAYGLFDNQLNPIGGRIRAVPPELGLDGKVHELKRCLDADDPHMPRDSCDAVAIKVQDGRWLVLVRDNGSLFVVTRIILHALLWGISLTLIPGFAGWYLLRRRPLKRIRAIQAQAELIVAGDLTHRLPLSARRDELDMLAAIVNAMLDRIERLMHEVKGVCDNIAHDLRTPLTRLRAQLYRIRQQSDVDSTQAEALDQAIGETDTLMARFRGLLRISELEDRQRRAGFVQLDPHELLVELHDFYLPLAEDGGIRLELQQPAELPALHGDRELLFEALANLVGNGIKFTPEGGRVRIAATQDDKGLHLAIEDSGPGIPQEERAAVLKRFYRSDEGHRHAGFGLGLSIVAAIVDLHGFGLEVGESELGGARLVLHCPLAGLAK; encoded by the coding sequence ATGCCATTGCTGAACCCGTCTAAGGGCTGGAGCTCCTCGACCAGCCGCCTGCTGGCGCTGTACAGCTTTCTGTTCGTGGCCTGGAGCAGCATCCTCATGGGGGTGCTGTACTTCGAGGTGTCCAGCTACCTGAACAAACTCACTCGCCATTCCATGCTGCAGCGCCAGCACCTGTTCGCACACATGAGCGGCAAGCAGCTGGATGACGCCCTGGTTGCCAGCCAGGCCTTCGAAGAACGCAGCTTCGACGCCTATGGCCTGTTCGACAACCAGCTCAACCCGATCGGCGGGCGCATTCGTGCTGTCCCGCCAGAGCTGGGGCTGGACGGCAAGGTTCACGAACTCAAGCGCTGCCTGGACGCCGACGACCCGCACATGCCGCGTGACAGCTGCGACGCGGTGGCGATCAAGGTGCAGGATGGCCGCTGGCTGGTGCTGGTGCGCGACAACGGCTCGCTGTTCGTGGTCACCCGGATCATCCTGCATGCCCTGCTCTGGGGGATCTCGCTGACCCTGATCCCGGGGTTTGCCGGCTGGTACCTGCTAAGGCGCCGGCCGCTCAAGCGCATCCGCGCGATCCAGGCCCAGGCCGAACTGATCGTCGCCGGTGACCTTACCCACCGCCTGCCGCTGTCGGCCCGGCGCGACGAGCTGGACATGCTGGCGGCCATCGTCAACGCCATGCTCGACCGCATCGAGCGGCTGATGCATGAGGTCAAGGGCGTGTGCGACAACATCGCCCACGACCTGCGCACCCCGCTCACGCGCCTGCGCGCCCAGCTGTACCGCATTCGCCAGCAAAGTGACGTCGACTCCACCCAGGCAGAGGCGCTGGACCAGGCCATCGGCGAAACCGACACCCTGATGGCGCGTTTTCGCGGGTTGTTGCGCATCAGTGAACTGGAAGATCGCCAGCGTCGGGCCGGTTTCGTCCAGCTTGACCCGCACGAACTGTTGGTGGAGTTGCACGACTTTTACCTGCCGTTGGCCGAAGATGGCGGCATTCGCCTGGAACTGCAGCAGCCAGCTGAACTGCCAGCATTGCACGGTGATCGCGAACTGCTGTTCGAGGCGCTGGCCAACCTGGTGGGCAACGGCATCAAGTTCACGCCTGAGGGTGGGCGGGTGCGGATTGCTGCCACCCAGGATGACAAGGGCCTGCACCTGGCCATCGAGGACAGCGGGCCGGGTATTCCGCAAGAGGAACGTGCGGCAGTGCTGAAGCGCTTCTACCGTAGCGATGAAGGCCACCGCCATGCGGGGTTCGGGCTGGGGTTGTCGATCGTTGCGGCGATCGTCGACCTGCATGGGTTCGGGCTGGAGGTGGGGGAAAGCGAATTGGGTGGGGCCAGGTTGGTTCTACATTGCCCATTGGCTGGACTGGCCAAATAA
- a CDS encoding response regulator transcription factor: MPRVLTIEDDAVTGQEIVAELTSHGLEVDWADNGREGLAKAIAGGYDLITLDRMLPEVDGLTIVTTLRSLKIATPILMISALSDVDERVRGLRAGGDDYLTKPFASDEMAARVEVLLRRNSVPMTQTRLQVADLQLDLISHEARRGEQTLNLLPTEYKLLEYLMRHSGQVITRMMIFEEVWGYHFDPGTNLIDVHIGRLRKKIDSPGQSPLIRTVRGSGYAIAEPV; encoded by the coding sequence ATGCCTCGCGTACTGACCATCGAAGACGACGCCGTCACCGGCCAGGAAATCGTCGCCGAACTTACCAGCCACGGCCTGGAGGTGGATTGGGCCGACAATGGCCGTGAAGGCCTGGCCAAGGCCATTGCCGGCGGCTACGACCTGATCACCCTCGACCGCATGCTGCCCGAGGTCGATGGGCTGACCATCGTTACCACCCTGCGCAGCCTCAAGATCGCCACACCGATCCTTATGATCAGCGCCCTCTCCGATGTCGACGAGCGGGTACGCGGCCTGCGTGCCGGGGGTGACGACTACCTGACCAAGCCGTTCGCCTCCGACGAGATGGCCGCACGAGTCGAAGTACTGCTGCGCCGCAACAGCGTGCCCATGACCCAGACCCGCCTGCAGGTCGCCGACCTGCAACTGGACCTGATCAGCCACGAAGCCCGCCGCGGCGAACAAACCCTCAACCTGCTGCCCACCGAGTACAAGCTGCTGGAGTACCTGATGCGCCATAGCGGCCAGGTGATCACGCGGATGATGATTTTCGAGGAAGTCTGGGGCTACCACTTCGACCCGGGCACCAACCTGATCGACGTGCACATCGGCCGTCTGCGCAAGAAAATCGACTCACCCGGCCAGTCGCCGCTGATCCGTACGGTACGGGGCTCCGGCTATGCCATTGCTGAACCCGTCTAA